One part of the Glycine soja cultivar W05 chromosome 11, ASM419377v2, whole genome shotgun sequence genome encodes these proteins:
- the LOC114373089 gene encoding uncharacterized protein LOC114373089 has translation MDRSWMTRPRISDEYDNGVEDFLQFAKHNAAPIGGLYLCPCVNCLNGRRQSLDDIRTHLICDGISPNYTKWIWHGELPQMSSSPPTAAVDQEVGDRIEDMLRDLGQEGFRQAHSPYYESLDIDSTTPLYMGCTKYTRLSAVLGLVNLKARFGWSDKSFNELLLLLKNMLPVDNTLPKNHYEAKKILCPVGMEYHKIHACPNDCILYRHQFAEMRSCPTRGASRYKVKYDESSVNGSTYKDCPSKVCWYLPVIPRFKRLFANAQDAKNLTWHADGRIKDGLLSHPTDSPQWKSIDELYPEFGQDPRNLRVGLASDGMNPFGNLSCNHSSWPVLLMIYNLPPWLCIKRKYIMMYMMIAGPRQPGNDIDVYLASLIEDLRKLWVEGVDVYDRNAQETFRLRVMIFCTINDFPAYGNLSGYNVKGHHACPICE, from the coding sequence atggatcgaagttggatgacaAGACCACGCATAAGTGACGAGTATGACAATGGAGTTGAAGATTTCTTGCAATTTGCCAAACATAATGCAGCACCCATTGGTGGACTATACTTATGTCCATGTGTTAATTGTTTGAATGGACGACGACAATCTTTGGATGACATTAGAACACATCTTATATGTGATGGTATCAGTCCAAATTATACGAAATGGATTTGGCATGGTGAATTACCACAAATGTCATCAAGCCCTCCGACTGCTGCAGTTGACCAAGAAGTTGGTGATCGTATAGAAGACATGCTAcgtgatcttggacaagaggGTTTTAGGCAAGCACATTCACCTTACTATGAAAGCTTAGATATTGATTCTACGACTCCATTGTATATGGGATGCACAAAGTACACACGGTTATCAGCGGTCTTAGGTTTGGTGAATTTGAAAGcaagatttgggtggagtgacaaaagtttcaatGAATTACTTTTGTTATTGAAGAATATGCTTCCTGTAGATAACACATTACCTAAGAACCATTACGAGGCAAAGAAGATATTATGCCCTGTGGGTATGGAATACCACAAAATACAtgcttgccctaatgattgTATTTTGTATAGACATCAATTTGCTGAAATGCGTAGCTGCCCTACACGTGGAGCGTCACGTTACAAAGTGAAGTATGATGAAAGCAGTGTTAATGGAAGCACATACAAAGATTGTCCATCAAAAGTGTGTTGGTATCTTCCagtaataccaaggtttaagcgattgTTTGCTAATGCACAAGATGCAAAAAACCTAACATGGCATGCTGATGGGAGGATTAAAGATGGATTGCTCAGTCATCCTACTGATTCTCCTCAATGGAAGTCAATTGATGAGTTGTATCCGGAATTTGGACAAGATCCCAGAAACCTAAGGGTTGGTCTCGCCTCCGATGGAATGAATCCTTTTGGGAACTTGAGCTGCAACCACAGTTCCTGGCCTGTTTTGTTGATGATTTACAAccttcctccttggttgtgcatcaaACGAAAGTACATAATGATGTACATGATGATAGCCGGTCctagacagccaggaaatgacattgatgtgtaTCTTGCttcgttgattgaagacctCAGGAAATTGTGGGTAGAAGGGGTTGATGTGTATGACAGGAATGCTCAGGAGACATTCAGGTTGCGTGTAATGATTTTTTGCACCATTAACGACTTTCCggcatatgggaatttgagtggatataACGTCAAAGGCCACCACGCATGTCCTATATGTGAGTGA